The proteins below are encoded in one region of Pseudoalteromonas ulvae UL12:
- a CDS encoding Dam family site-specific DNA-(adenine-N6)-methyltransferase, with translation MKQKTRAFLKWAGGKYSLVEEIAKRLPEADTLIEPFVGAGSVFLNTDFKHYILNDINADLINLYNELKNEPDEFISDARKLFVDLNNQSDAYYQYRVQFNACQDAYERAILFLYLNRHGYNGLCRYNLKGIFNVPFGKYKKPYFPEKELYFFAEKAQKATFTCKSYSDVFKDMPDSSVVYCDPPYVPLSKTASFTSYAKGGFGLDDQAQLANLAEQSAFKLNTPVLISNHDTVWTRKIYAQASLDMIQVKRTISPKGGSRNKVDELMALYCK, from the coding sequence ATGAAACAAAAAACTCGCGCTTTTCTAAAGTGGGCAGGCGGAAAATACAGCTTAGTCGAAGAAATTGCCAAACGCTTACCAGAGGCAGACACGCTGATAGAGCCTTTTGTTGGAGCTGGTTCTGTATTTTTAAATACAGACTTTAAGCATTATATTCTTAATGATATCAATGCTGATCTAATCAATCTTTATAATGAATTAAAAAACGAGCCTGATGAGTTTATTAGTGATGCACGTAAGCTTTTTGTCGATTTAAATAATCAGAGTGACGCGTATTACCAGTACAGAGTACAATTTAATGCGTGTCAGGATGCGTATGAACGTGCAATTTTATTTTTATATCTAAATCGACATGGTTACAACGGGTTATGTCGTTATAATCTAAAGGGTATTTTCAATGTGCCTTTTGGAAAATATAAAAAACCGTACTTTCCTGAAAAAGAGCTCTATTTCTTCGCTGAAAAGGCTCAAAAAGCGACGTTCACCTGCAAGAGTTATTCGGATGTGTTTAAGGATATGCCTGATTCATCTGTGGTCTATTGCGACCCTCCTTATGTTCCATTAAGCAAAACGGCTTCATTTACCTCGTATGCAAAAGGTGGGTTTGGTTTGGATGATCAAGCTCAATTAGCTAATTTGGCTGAGCAAAGCGCTTTTAAACTCAATACACCTGTACTTATCTCTAATCATGATACGGTTTGGACAAGAAAAATTTACGCTCAAGCATCACTTGATATGATTCAAGTAAAAAGAACGATCAGCCCCAAAGGTGGCTCTAGAAATAAAGTAGATGAATTAATGGCTTTGTATTGTAAGTAG
- a CDS encoding DUF3802 family protein — translation MVTNTPGYDELIMYLTQHLSIFEKPGKVAEGAPTVISFIEDDIAERIMTFCQQHKGLTTEQRSLIVREIDGIVYDLQEVLSGVINQPVTVEQKEFIDEFAGLVKNLFDSAFSNAGQ, via the coding sequence ATGGTTACTAATACGCCGGGTTATGATGAGCTCATCATGTATTTGACGCAGCACTTATCTATTTTTGAGAAGCCAGGCAAGGTAGCTGAAGGTGCGCCGACGGTAATTTCGTTTATTGAAGACGATATTGCTGAGCGAATTATGACTTTTTGCCAGCAACACAAAGGGCTTACGACAGAGCAGCGTAGCCTGATTGTCAGAGAGATTGATGGCATTGTTTATGATTTACAAGAAGTGCTCTCAGGTGTCATTAATCAACCCGTCACCGTTGAACAAAAAGAGTTTATAGATGAGTTTGCAGGGCTAGTTAAAAACTTGTTTGACTCAGCATTTTCGAATGCAGGACAGTAG
- a CDS encoding DUF2970 domain-containing protein, whose amino-acid sequence MLSTLQSIAAAAFGVQSERKRQADATEHSATKLIIVGIISLAVFIFSLYFLVQLILA is encoded by the coding sequence ATGCTTTCAACACTACAGAGTATTGCTGCTGCCGCCTTTGGAGTGCAAAGCGAAAGAAAGCGCCAAGCAGATGCGACAGAACATTCAGCGACCAAGCTAATTATTGTCGGCATTATTAGTCTCGCGGTTTTTATATTTTCTCTCTATTTTTTAGTACAACTTATCTTAGCTTAA
- a CDS encoding aspartate aminotransferase family protein, which yields MTVNRELFDEVMVPNYAPSAVIPVRGEGSRVWDQAGDEYIDFAGGIAVNCLGHCHPALVSALKEQGEKLWHVANVMANEPAIRLAKKLVDATFADKVYFANSGAEANEAALKLARRWALDNHGEQKSQIIAFNQGFHGRTFFTVTVGGQAAYSDGFGPKPGNVDHCAYNDLAAFEALISDNTCAVMLEPLQGEGGIVSPTAEFIQGVRALCDKHNALLIFDEVQTGVGRTGELYAYQGLGVTPDILTTAKALGGGFPIGAMITTTDIAKHLKVGTHGSTYGGNPLACAVAEAAFDTVNTPEVLNGVKAKEALFRELLEEVNAKYNVFSEIRGKGLLLGAVVNEQYQGKARDFMLASVANGLMALVAGANVVRFAPSLVIPEADIREGMARFEKAVASVVNAQ from the coding sequence ATGACTGTAAATCGCGAATTATTTGACGAAGTAATGGTACCTAACTATGCCCCATCAGCGGTGATCCCTGTCCGTGGTGAAGGCTCACGAGTTTGGGATCAAGCCGGTGATGAATATATCGACTTCGCGGGCGGTATTGCGGTTAATTGTTTAGGTCATTGTCACCCTGCACTTGTATCTGCATTAAAAGAGCAAGGTGAAAAGTTATGGCATGTTGCTAATGTAATGGCGAATGAGCCTGCTATTCGTTTAGCAAAGAAATTAGTTGATGCGACTTTCGCTGATAAAGTTTACTTTGCAAACTCGGGCGCTGAAGCGAACGAAGCAGCGTTAAAGCTCGCTCGTCGTTGGGCGCTTGATAATCACGGCGAACAAAAATCGCAAATTATTGCATTCAATCAAGGCTTTCACGGTCGTACTTTCTTTACCGTCACTGTGGGTGGCCAAGCAGCGTATTCAGATGGCTTTGGTCCAAAACCTGGCAATGTTGATCACTGTGCATATAATGATTTAGCGGCATTTGAAGCGCTAATTTCAGACAACACATGTGCTGTGATGTTAGAGCCTCTTCAAGGTGAAGGCGGAATTGTTAGCCCTACAGCTGAGTTTATTCAGGGCGTTCGTGCTTTATGTGATAAGCACAATGCATTACTTATTTTTGATGAAGTGCAAACAGGTGTTGGCCGTACTGGTGAATTATATGCTTACCAAGGATTAGGTGTAACACCTGATATTCTGACAACTGCAAAAGCGTTAGGCGGTGGTTTTCCAATTGGTGCGATGATCACAACAACTGATATTGCAAAGCACCTTAAAGTGGGCACGCATGGCTCAACTTATGGTGGTAATCCATTAGCATGTGCTGTGGCTGAAGCGGCATTTGATACAGTCAATACACCCGAAGTACTTAATGGCGTAAAAGCGAAAGAAGCCTTGTTCCGTGAGTTACTTGAAGAAGTGAATGCTAAATACAATGTATTTAGCGAAATCCGTGGCAAAGGTTTACTGTTAGGCGCCGTTGTTAACGAACAGTACCAAGGTAAAGCCCGAGACTTTATGCTTGCGAGTGTTGCAAATGGTTTAATGGCTTTGGTTGCGGGTGCAAACGTGGTGCGTTTTGCTCCTTCTTTAGTGATTCCTGAAGCCGATATTCGTGAAGGGATGGCACGTTTTGAAAAAGCGGTCGCGTCAGTAGTTAACGCCCAGTAA
- the astA gene encoding arginine N-succinyltransferase has translation MMIVRPIRKSDYAELLKIADESGHGFTSLPVNEELLTKKIARSEASFAKQVAQPEDEGYLFVLEDTETGLVVGTSAIEAAVGLDDAFYHYHLSKVIHSSRTLNVYKAVDILTLCNDYTGATELCTLFLRDKFRKGGNGKLLSKMRFMFIKAHQQRFADTVLAEMRGISDDQGRSPFWQWLEEHFFSMDFPTADYLTGIGQKVFIAELMPKYPIYVNLLSKDAQAVIGKVHDKTRPAIQLLKNEGFTFNGYVDIFDAGPTVEAKVDNIRTVRIAQKRTVVIGDNQGGMQMMLSNDGLVEFRATLADISVEFNTDTVVISQQIADALLVQAGDTISIAEL, from the coding sequence ATGATGATCGTTCGCCCTATCCGAAAATCAGATTATGCTGAATTGCTAAAAATAGCGGATGAGTCTGGACATGGTTTTACTTCATTACCTGTTAATGAAGAACTACTAACAAAGAAAATTGCTCGTTCAGAAGCTTCATTTGCCAAACAGGTCGCTCAACCAGAAGATGAAGGGTACTTATTTGTACTTGAAGATACTGAAACTGGTTTAGTTGTAGGGACTTCTGCAATCGAAGCTGCTGTCGGTCTAGATGATGCTTTTTACCATTACCATTTAAGCAAAGTGATTCATTCATCGCGTACGCTCAATGTTTATAAAGCAGTCGATATTTTAACTCTGTGTAATGATTACACCGGAGCGACTGAGTTATGTACCCTCTTTTTACGAGATAAATTCCGTAAAGGTGGTAATGGAAAACTATTGTCTAAAATGCGCTTTATGTTTATTAAGGCACATCAGCAACGTTTCGCAGATACTGTATTGGCTGAGATGCGTGGTATTTCAGACGATCAAGGGCGTAGTCCTTTTTGGCAATGGCTCGAAGAGCATTTCTTTTCGATGGACTTTCCAACCGCTGATTATTTGACAGGGATTGGCCAAAAAGTATTTATTGCTGAATTAATGCCAAAGTACCCAATTTACGTCAATTTATTGAGTAAAGATGCACAAGCGGTGATTGGTAAAGTGCATGATAAAACTCGCCCAGCCATCCAGCTGCTGAAAAATGAAGGGTTTACCTTCAATGGTTATGTCGATATTTTCGATGCAGGCCCAACAGTTGAGGCTAAAGTTGATAATATTCGTACAGTTCGTATTGCTCAAAAGCGAACGGTCGTGATAGGCGACAATCAAGGCGGCATGCAAATGATGCTTTCTAATGATGGCTTAGTAGAATTTAGGGCAACGCTTGCTGATATTTCGGTTGAATTTAATACCGATACTGTGGTTATTTCACAGCAAATTGCAGATGCCTTACTCGTTCAAGCGGGCGATACAATTAGTATTGCTGAATTATAA
- the rpe gene encoding ribulose-phosphate 3-epimerase, giving the protein MSKFLIAPSILSADFARLGEDVDAVLAAGADVVHFDVMDNHYVPNLTIGPMVCQALRDYGITAPIDVHLMVKPVDSLIPMFAKAGASIITFHPEASEHIDRTLQLIKEHGCQAGLVLNPATPLSCLEYVMDKLDVILLMSVNPGFGGQSFIHQTLDKLKQVKALINASGRNIRLEVDGGVNVANIKEIAEAGADMFVAGSAIFNQPDYKAVIDEMRAELAQVE; this is encoded by the coding sequence ATGTCAAAATTTCTAATTGCACCATCGATTTTATCGGCTGATTTTGCTCGCTTAGGCGAAGATGTCGATGCAGTTTTAGCGGCCGGAGCTGATGTTGTTCACTTTGATGTAATGGATAATCATTACGTGCCTAATTTAACGATAGGTCCAATGGTCTGCCAAGCGCTTCGCGATTACGGGATCACAGCTCCGATAGATGTGCATTTAATGGTTAAACCTGTAGACAGTTTAATTCCGATGTTTGCAAAAGCGGGCGCGAGTATTATCACATTTCACCCAGAAGCGAGTGAGCATATTGACAGGACATTGCAGCTAATTAAAGAGCATGGGTGTCAAGCCGGTTTAGTACTCAACCCTGCAACCCCACTTTCTTGCTTAGAATATGTTATGGATAAACTAGACGTCATTTTATTGATGTCTGTAAACCCAGGTTTTGGCGGGCAAAGTTTTATTCATCAGACCCTTGATAAACTCAAGCAAGTAAAAGCACTCATTAATGCTTCAGGCAGAAATATACGTTTAGAAGTAGATGGTGGCGTGAATGTTGCCAATATAAAAGAAATTGCTGAAGCGGGCGCTGATATGTTTGTTGCGGGCTCTGCTATTTTCAATCAGCCTGATTATAAAGCGGTGATTGATGAAATGAGAGCTGAATTAGCACAAGTCGAATAA
- a CDS encoding anthranilate synthase component II produces MLLMIDNYDSFTYNLVQYFQRLDQHVVVKRHDEITVHDIAKLNPDHIVISPGPKSPSEAGVSLDIVDKCRYDYPILGICLGHQTIAQALGAKVVRAKEVMHGKTSLIRHTNSGVFTGLDNPLTVCRYHSLVVEPDSLPAELEVTAWVDVEHQPEIMGLKHKTLPLEGVQFHPEAILTQSGLALLANFIQAYP; encoded by the coding sequence ATGTTGTTAATGATCGATAACTACGATTCATTTACCTACAATTTGGTCCAGTATTTTCAAAGACTCGATCAGCATGTCGTAGTTAAGCGTCATGATGAAATAACAGTGCATGATATTGCCAAGCTTAATCCCGATCATATTGTCATTTCTCCAGGTCCTAAATCACCATCAGAAGCGGGCGTGTCGCTTGATATTGTCGACAAATGCCGTTATGACTATCCAATATTAGGGATTTGCTTAGGACATCAAACCATCGCACAAGCTTTGGGGGCGAAGGTTGTCAGAGCCAAAGAAGTCATGCATGGTAAAACCTCTCTTATTAGGCACACCAATTCAGGGGTGTTTACAGGGCTCGATAATCCACTGACAGTGTGTCGTTATCATTCGTTGGTTGTTGAACCTGATTCATTGCCGGCTGAGCTTGAAGTCACTGCTTGGGTTGATGTTGAACACCAACCAGAAATAATGGGGTTAAAACATAAAACCTTACCTTTAGAGGGAGTGCAATTTCATCCGGAAGCGATTCTCACTCAGTCAGGTTTAGCACTCTTAGCCAACTTTATCCAAGCATATCCATAA
- a CDS encoding SPOR domain-containing protein produces MQAKILPSRQALVDRIELQYEYGQPIICLLGQSGIGKSYLLESFVSEKYQNHIKSYVQLTAKMTDLSVMNSVLEQCFSSPLIDQALSFSENFDELFRVDESKSILIVLDNVHHCSDLLLSEFELVAKQYSQFVKLLLAANKPTSLSTITNIHLEPISSDESRQFLAMYYDELPHRYDPVFLSFLESAHGNPTLLLAWQDFQNQQIENDSSSKKHLYVMLIALLSVVLIVISVSLYVFVFNKQQPVLPKPNTPNSNPTSLALSTDKLTVRSDSNEEMANNQSEVQQASVSEVTEQLQSGTRILNNQQDPQVEENELQDKSSTQAILSDLMVVKPKPTEILNTEEIPSSEIEVASTPKIENASTEPEPEPEPEPEPESRLAVGYDNQWFIEKDQQLVMLQLIAVSDEETLQQFIMNHSLNQVRIYQTQRNNAPWWVVTIGPYQNIAQSQQAKSQLEASLLALAPFSKTIKTIQAEIARIQPNDKKTVN; encoded by the coding sequence ATGCAAGCTAAGATCCTACCTAGTCGTCAGGCATTGGTAGATCGCATCGAGCTTCAATATGAGTATGGTCAACCAATCATATGTTTACTCGGCCAGTCAGGTATTGGCAAAAGTTATTTACTTGAATCTTTTGTATCAGAAAAATATCAAAACCATATAAAATCATATGTTCAACTAACGGCTAAAATGACCGATCTCTCGGTTATGAATTCAGTACTTGAGCAATGCTTTTCTTCACCTTTAATCGATCAAGCACTTAGTTTTTCAGAAAATTTTGACGAGCTATTTCGAGTGGACGAAAGTAAGAGCATTTTGATCGTGCTTGATAACGTTCATCATTGCAGTGACTTGTTATTAAGTGAATTTGAGTTGGTTGCCAAGCAGTATTCTCAATTCGTTAAGCTTTTATTAGCAGCAAATAAACCAACATCACTCAGTACAATTACTAATATACATTTAGAACCTATTAGTTCAGATGAAAGTCGACAATTTTTAGCTATGTATTATGACGAGTTACCACACCGTTATGATCCAGTTTTTTTAAGCTTTCTAGAGTCCGCACATGGCAACCCCACGTTGTTGCTTGCGTGGCAAGATTTTCAAAATCAACAGATTGAGAATGACAGTTCATCGAAAAAGCACCTTTATGTAATGCTGATTGCTTTACTATCGGTTGTTTTGATCGTTATCTCAGTATCGCTTTATGTTTTTGTATTTAACAAACAACAGCCTGTTTTACCGAAACCGAATACTCCAAATTCAAATCCCACCTCGTTAGCATTATCGACTGATAAATTGACCGTCCGTTCAGATTCGAATGAAGAAATGGCGAATAACCAATCAGAGGTGCAACAAGCAAGTGTAAGCGAAGTAACTGAACAGTTACAATCAGGTACAAGAATATTGAATAATCAGCAGGATCCTCAGGTGGAGGAGAATGAGCTGCAGGATAAAAGCTCGACTCAGGCGATCTTAAGTGATCTTATGGTTGTTAAGCCAAAACCTACTGAAATACTCAACACTGAAGAAATACCCAGTAGCGAAATAGAGGTCGCATCGACTCCTAAAATTGAAAATGCTTCGACAGAACCAGAACCAGAACCAGAACCAGAACCAGAACCAGAATCAAGGCTGGCTGTTGGATATGATAATCAGTGGTTTATAGAAAAAGATCAACAACTAGTGATGCTGCAATTAATTGCGGTGAGCGATGAAGAAACATTACAGCAGTTTATAATGAATCACTCTCTCAATCAGGTTAGAATATATCAAACACAACGAAACAACGCACCTTGGTGGGTCGTTACTATTGGTCCGTACCAAAATATCGCGCAGAGTCAACAAGCTAAGTCGCAGCTAGAAGCTAGCTTACTAGCCTTAGCTCCCTTTTCAAAAACGATAAAAACTATACAAGCAGAAATTGCTCGTATTCAGCCTAACGATAAAAAGACTGTTAATTAA
- the astD gene encoding succinylglutamate-semialdehyde dehydrogenase, whose product MSHAAQFINGQWVEGQGELFSSLNPAKNDVIWQASAADANQVDTAVNAAREAFYLWTDLSFEERLVIVKRFAEQLTQNKEQLAQAIALETGKPLWETATEVGAMIGKVAISEKAYLERTGTVENPMPQGKAIIRHKAHGVVAIFGPYNFPGHLPNGHIVPALLAGNTVVFKPSELTPMVAELTLKLWEKAGLPAGVINLVQGEVETGKALAAHRGIDGLFFTGSSRTGHLIHQQFAGQPGKILALEMGGNNPLIVKDVADTKAAVHDIIQSAFISSGQRCTCARKLFLSQDAQGDAILAQLMTATQAIKVGHYDDEVQPFMGSMISEAAALSMVKAQQELVALGGKVLVELKHTAGTGFVTPGIIDCTDVVDFPDDEHFGPLLKVFRYSDFDAAIAKGNDTDFGLSAGLLSDNETDYEHFLRRIRAGIVNWNRPITGASSAAPFGGIGASGNHRASAFYAADYCAYPVASVELEQVSMPATLSPGLSL is encoded by the coding sequence ATGTCTCACGCTGCTCAGTTTATTAATGGTCAATGGGTTGAAGGCCAAGGTGAATTATTTAGTTCCCTAAACCCAGCAAAAAATGATGTTATCTGGCAGGCCAGCGCCGCTGATGCCAATCAAGTCGATACAGCAGTAAACGCTGCACGTGAAGCGTTTTACTTATGGACAGATCTTAGCTTTGAAGAGCGTTTAGTCATCGTTAAGCGCTTTGCAGAACAATTAACGCAAAATAAAGAACAATTAGCGCAAGCAATTGCGTTAGAGACAGGTAAGCCGTTATGGGAAACTGCAACAGAAGTTGGAGCGATGATCGGTAAAGTCGCTATCTCTGAAAAAGCTTACTTAGAGCGCACCGGTACAGTCGAAAATCCAATGCCACAAGGCAAAGCGATTATTCGCCATAAAGCGCACGGTGTTGTGGCTATTTTTGGCCCTTATAATTTCCCTGGGCATTTACCTAATGGTCATATAGTGCCTGCATTACTTGCGGGTAACACGGTTGTTTTCAAGCCTTCTGAATTGACTCCAATGGTTGCTGAACTCACATTGAAATTGTGGGAAAAAGCCGGTTTACCAGCAGGCGTTATCAATTTAGTTCAAGGTGAAGTGGAAACGGGTAAAGCATTAGCTGCACATCGTGGCATCGATGGTTTGTTCTTTACTGGTTCTTCACGTACAGGTCATTTAATTCATCAGCAATTTGCGGGTCAGCCAGGCAAAATTTTAGCATTGGAAATGGGTGGGAATAACCCACTAATCGTTAAAGATGTGGCCGATACTAAAGCTGCCGTTCATGACATTATCCAATCTGCATTTATTTCTAGCGGTCAGCGTTGTACATGTGCTCGAAAACTCTTTTTAAGTCAAGATGCGCAAGGTGATGCTATTTTGGCTCAGTTGATGACTGCAACGCAGGCGATCAAAGTGGGTCATTATGATGATGAAGTCCAGCCATTTATGGGATCGATGATTTCAGAAGCAGCGGCGCTTTCGATGGTGAAAGCGCAGCAAGAGCTTGTTGCGCTTGGTGGTAAGGTTTTAGTTGAATTAAAGCATACTGCTGGTACAGGCTTTGTGACGCCAGGCATCATTGATTGTACTGATGTAGTTGATTTCCCAGATGATGAGCATTTTGGACCATTACTAAAAGTATTCCGTTACAGCGACTTTGATGCTGCGATAGCAAAAGGTAATGACACAGATTTTGGTTTATCTGCTGGTCTTTTAAGTGATAATGAAACAGATTATGAGCATTTCCTTCGTCGAATTCGTGCGGGAATTGTGAATTGGAATCGTCCTATCACCGGGGCATCAAGTGCTGCGCCGTTTGGCGGGATAGGGGCGTCAGGTAATCATCGTGCGAGTGCGTTTTACGCCGCGGATTATTGTGCTTACCCGGTCGCTTCGGTTGAGCTTGAGCAGGTTAGTATGCCTGCAACGTTAAGCCCAGGTTTATCGTTATAA
- the trpS gene encoding tryptophan--tRNA ligase, whose protein sequence is MSKPVVLSGIQPTGGMTIGNYIGAINQWLTLQQDHDCFFMLVDLHAITVRQEAQMLKQRVLDGIALYSACGIDPEKSALFVQSQVPEHAQLSWVLNCYAQMGELNRMTQFKDKSAKNTNNINVGLYSYPVLQAADILLYQADQVPVGEDQKQHLELTRDIANRFNNIYGDVFKIPEPYIPEFGARVMSLQDPTKKMSKSDDNPNGYIMLLDEPKKIEKKLKKAVTDSDEQARIYFDPQEKAGVSNLLTLLSVATKRPIEQLVPEYEGKMYGHLKKDTADAVVAMIEPIQARFHEIRDDQTRLDQIMRAGAEKAGERAEKTLKAVYDAVGFIPRP, encoded by the coding sequence ATGAGTAAACCTGTTGTATTAAGTGGCATTCAGCCAACTGGTGGCATGACTATTGGTAATTATATTGGTGCAATCAACCAATGGCTGACCCTACAACAAGATCATGATTGTTTTTTCATGTTAGTTGATTTACATGCGATCACAGTGCGACAAGAAGCTCAAATGCTTAAGCAGCGTGTATTAGATGGCATTGCGCTTTATAGCGCTTGCGGAATTGACCCTGAAAAATCAGCACTATTTGTTCAGTCTCAAGTACCTGAGCATGCTCAGTTAAGCTGGGTGCTTAACTGTTATGCGCAAATGGGTGAACTTAATCGCATGACGCAATTTAAAGATAAGTCAGCGAAAAATACTAACAACATTAACGTTGGTTTATATAGTTATCCAGTGCTACAAGCCGCAGACATATTACTTTATCAAGCGGATCAAGTTCCTGTTGGCGAAGATCAAAAACAGCATTTAGAGCTAACTCGCGATATAGCAAACCGCTTTAACAATATTTATGGTGATGTGTTTAAAATTCCTGAACCGTATATTCCTGAATTTGGCGCACGAGTGATGAGCTTGCAAGATCCAACCAAGAAAATGTCAAAGTCCGACGACAACCCAAATGGCTATATTATGTTGCTGGATGAGCCGAAAAAAATCGAGAAAAAGCTTAAAAAAGCAGTGACTGATTCAGATGAGCAAGCACGTATCTATTTTGATCCTCAAGAAAAAGCAGGGGTATCAAATTTATTGACCTTGCTTTCTGTGGCAACAAAGCGCCCCATCGAGCAATTAGTCCCAGAATACGAAGGCAAAATGTACGGCCATTTGAAAAAAGATACAGCTGATGCTGTTGTCGCGATGATTGAACCTATCCAAGCTCGTTTTCATGAGATTCGAGATGATCAAACCCGTCTTGATCAAATCATGCGTGCAGGTGCTGAAAAAGCAGGTGAAAGAGCAGAGAAAACATTAAAAGCCGTTTACGATGCGGTTGGTTTTATCCCTCGCCCATAA
- a CDS encoding OsmC family protein, which translates to MQASVKWVEGDTFIGLSNSGHNVVFDTGSDSAAPSPMEMVLMSVGCCSSVDVVSILQKSKQDVSNVEVKLSAERAQTAPKVFTKINLHFVVTGKDVSEKHLARAISLSAEKYCSVALMLDKTVEITHSHEVVSL; encoded by the coding sequence ATGCAAGCAAGTGTGAAGTGGGTTGAAGGCGATACGTTTATCGGGTTATCAAATTCAGGTCATAATGTGGTCTTTGATACAGGGTCAGATAGCGCAGCGCCGAGCCCAATGGAAATGGTGCTTATGTCGGTAGGCTGTTGTTCATCGGTTGATGTGGTGAGTATCTTGCAAAAGTCTAAGCAAGATGTCAGCAATGTTGAAGTAAAACTCAGCGCTGAACGAGCTCAAACGGCTCCTAAAGTGTTTACAAAAATCAATCTACATTTTGTCGTGACTGGCAAAGATGTCTCTGAAAAACACCTTGCACGTGCGATATCTTTATCGGCTGAGAAGTACTGTTCAGTTGCATTAATGCTTGATAAAACGGTCGAAATTACCCACAGCCATGAGGTAGTCTCTCTCTAG